The following proteins come from a genomic window of Micromonas commoda chromosome 2, complete sequence:
- a CDS encoding nit2-like protein 1 (Encodes a RWP_RK transcription factor involved in nitrogen-related responses with two C-terminal Phox/Bem1 domains (IPR000270). NLP1), whose translation MTRAGSSGGDGSAGAESAGQTQGKRPGSSGNDNAENFDFQGINDPELSEFLKFLVEGDEDGLARPPPGTSALSEDLSKVWEALENGDDIMGAPIGQTLAARAAKSGKTFNSEDLHRAAKQWQSRNQAQNGGKLNVVAMDLAMASNRKDPRNNKNEGAANQNRTSGGSGGSGGGGSGVGGGSGGSGTRLNSGGSGGKGGGSGGSREGSEFSGAGAGAENDVVGGGDGTSALDMVKEISSTMQIARAQQVEAGNKNPGAVPDLNVPPEVLIRRIGKLLDTISTELEYGSLLQLFVPRINQKSGAISLVTHKDLSRVNTVHEKKFWKYHDASCQFFFNVSPMSPDGLLGLPGRCFLLKRPEWTPSVCCYRPLEYPRLACAIECQVHSTIAVPIFASDPKETQEMPLAVIEMLMDHQTSSLGQVFEFTSRSLNKHGFYTCGHECLGTELTMKSALKDVLPTLCESNSVALENMCDGLQFPFAQCWVAHKGKLITAGAPFCVKDKLTMPYRQISKQVSIKEGQGPVGEAFQKGTMIWVDDVQKGSQVEWPLQHTTALLGLHGACACKILLKPTHAGQSDGETPQKAPIEAVLEVFLPSNLTTAQQQQKSVESLWNYLQSAAQLRVANQEQVGQGVVSHNDRAMSVGGDRNGADGAERGGLYQPSNAPGQWNTEEHGPEEPPWGITLSMLSQHFNKHLKDAAKDLGVGSTTLKRICRHFGIARWPRRSLKSKQGRLQSALKTLSAETGGVLSGGGGDQWNQEGSVHGGMFDDGGTSQRGGSGYAGSLMHDDSFLGSGPGSANPSMNGPPGAMGYMGMNGGKPGIRGSSAHGGYPMGGGRGGSMNGANQFSGMKRAPQDEHHDPWGSQHGATRFRDDANGNGISMQQRGNTWHGGQQQGGYMQYSNQGQGQGQGQVHFNGGMYNQQQMHTNQQQGGANVWNSFEGGFNGGGDQRGGSTHNGHMHGGMSAMNALQSQNSLPMQRSDPMQRSDSYQRMDVHMQSSMDAAGASSGGWSSGGQPLGGGGGGAPGPGQVFKLMLKDDMIRMRLLNEVSHRALIKRVSEVMDIPEHQVRLKYKDDEDDWCVLATDQDLKDAYGFMGQTGVDSGKHIKLYMVSPNAPDGKMLHSIRPGILRQEISTMTSAAYAVNAHAVNFVVKVTMGTDTVRLKLSPGMNTADLRARLAESFYPSDVGNKLRLKYKDDTEEWCTLGGDADLDECRAVNCQTGTIRLHAH comes from the coding sequence atGACTCGCGCGGGATCGAGCGGGGGGGATggctccgcgggggcggaaaGTGCGGGGCAGACACAGGGAAAGCGCCCCGGGTCGTCGGGCAACGACAACGCCGAGAACTTCGACTTTCAGGGTATCAACGATCCTGAGCTCTCGGAGTTTTTGAAGTTCCtggtcgagggcgacgaagacgggCTGGCCCGCCCCCCCCCGGGCACGAGCGCTCTCTCCGAGGATCTCTCCAAGGTGTGGGAGGCGCTAGAGAACGGGGACGACATCATGGGCGCGCCCATCGGCCAGACTttggccgcgcgcgcggccaaGAGCGGGAAGACCTTCAACTCCGAGGatctccaccgcgccgcgaagcagTGGCAGTCGCGGAACCAGGCGCAGAACGGGGGCAAGCTCAACGTAGTCGCCATGGATCTTGCCATGGCTTCCAACCGTAAGGACCCCCGCAACAACAAaaacgagggcgccgcgaaccagAACCgcacgagcggcgggagcggcgggagcggcggcggcgggagcggcgtcggcggcggctccggagGCAGCGGCACGCGGTTGAAcagcggcggctccggcggcaagggcggcgggagcggcggcagcaGGGAGGGTTCAGAGTtttccggcgcgggcgctggcgctgaGAACGACgtggtgggcggcggcgacggaaccAGCGCGCTCGACATGGTGAAAGAAATTTCATCCACCATGCAGATCGCGCGGGCGCAGCAGGTGGAGGCCGGCAACAAGAATCCGGGCGCCGTGCCCGACCTGAACGTGCCGCCCGAGGTGCTGATCCGGCGGATCGGCAAGCTCCTCGACACGATATCCACCGAGCTCGAGTACGGCAGCCTGCTGCAGCTCTTCGTCCCGCGGATCAACCAGAAGAGCGGCGCCATCTCGTTGGTGACGCACAAGGACCTTTCGCGGGTGAACACGGTGCACGAGAAGAAGTTCTGGAAGTATCACGACGCGTCGTGCCAGTTTTTCTTCAACGTGTCGCCGATGTCCCCCGACGGCTTGCTGGGGTTACCCGGCCGGTGCTTCCTGCTGAAGCGGCCGGAGTGGACCCCGAGCGTGTGCTGCTACAGGCCGCTGGAGTACCCACGACTGGCGTGCGCGATCGAGTGCCAGGTGCACTCGACCATCGCCGTGCCCATCTTTGCCAGCGATCCGAAAGAGACCCAGGAGATGCCGCTGGCGGTGATTGAGATGCTGATGGACCACCAGACGTCCTCGCTGGGGCAGGTGTTCGAGTTCACGTCCAGATCGCTCAACAAACACGGGTTTTACACGTGCGGGCACGAGTGCCTCGGCACCGAGCTGACGATGAAGAGCGCGCTGAAGGACGTCCTGCCCACGCTGTGCGAGTCAAACTCGGTGGCGCTCGAGAACATGTGCGACGGCCTCCAGTTCCCCTTTGCGCAGTGCTGGGTGGCGCACAAGGGAAAACTgatcaccgcgggcgcgccgttcTGCGTGAAGGATAAGTTGACCATGCCCTACAGGCAGATCTCGAAGCAGGTTTCCATCAAGGAGGGCCAGGGGCCGGTGGGTGAGGCTTTCCAGAAGGGAACCATGATCTGGGTGGATGACGTGCAGAAGGGTTCGCAGGTGGAGTGGCCGCTGCAGCACACCACGGCGCTCCTGGGACTTcacggcgcgtgcgcgtgcaAGATTCTGCTCAAACCCACGCACGCGGGTCAGTCGGACGGGGAGACCCCGCAAAAGGCACCCATCGAGGCTGTCCTTGAGGTGTTCCTCCCGTCCAACCTGACCacggcgcagcagcagcagaagAGCGTGGAGAGCCTGTGGAACTACCTGCAGAGCGCCGCGCAGCTGCGGGTGGCGAACCAGGAGCAGGTGGGTCAGGGCGTGGTGTCCCATAACGATCGTGCGATGAGCGTGGGCGGGGACcggaacggcgcggacggcgccgagcgcggtggacTCTACCAGCCCTCCAACGCGCCTGGGCAGTGGAACACCGAGGAGCACGGACCGGAGGAGCCGCCGTGGGGAATCACCCTGAGTATGCTGTCGCAGCACTTCAACAAACACCTGAAGGACGCCGCAAAGGACCTCGGCGTGGGATCCACCACCTTGAAACGAATCTGCCGCCACTTTGGCATcgcgaggtggccgcggcggagcctCAAGTCGAAGCAGGGCCGGCTGCAGAGCGCGCTCAAGACGCTCAGTGCGGAGACGGGCGGCGTCttgtccggcggcggcggcgatcagtGGAACCAGGAGGGCTCCGTTCACGGGGGTAtgttcgacgacgggggaacgagccagcgcggcgggagcgggtaCGCCGGATCGCTCATGCATGATGATAGTTTCCTCGGCAGCGGCCCGGGCAGCGCCAACCCTTCGATGAACGGTCCCCCTGGCGCGATGGGTTACATGGGCATGAACGGCGGCAAACCCGGGATTCGCGGGTCCAGCGCGCACGGGGGCTACCCCATGGGTGGCGGCAGGGGTGGGAGCATGAACGGTGCGAACCAATTCAGCGGGATGAAGCGCGCGCCGCAGGATGAGCATCACGACCCGTGGGGCTCGCAGCACGGCGCGACCCGGTTCAGGGACGACGCCAACGGGAACGGGATATCGATGCAGCAGCGCGGGAATACCTGGCACGGCGGGCAGCAGCAGGGTGGATACATGCAGTACTCCAACcagggacagggacagggacagggacaggTCCACTTCAACGGCGGGATGTACAACCAGCAGCAAATGCACACGAATCAGCAGCAGGGTGGCGCGAATGTGTGGAACTCGTTCGAAGGTGGTTTCAACGGGGGGGGCGatcagcgcggcgggagcacCCACAACGGTCACATGCACGGCGGAATGAGCGCCATGAACGCGCTGCAAAGTCAAAACTCGCTGCCGATGCAGCGATCCGATCCGATGCAGCGATCCGATTCGTACCAGCGCATGGACGTCCACATGCAATCttcgatggacgccgcgggggccaGCTCCGGTGGTTGGTCCAGCGGCGGGCAaccgctcggcggcggcggcggcggcgcgcccgggccCGGCCAGGTGTTCAAGCTCATGCTCAAGGACGACATGATCCGCATGAGGCTCCTCAACGAGGTctcccaccgcgcgctgaTCAAGCGCGTGTCCGAGGTGATGGATATCCCCGAGCACCAGGTGCGGCTCAAGTacaaggacgacgaggacgactgGTGCGTGCTTGCGACGGATCAGGACCTGAAGGATGCGTACGGGTTCATGGGTCAGACGGGCGTGGACAGCGGAAAACACATCAAGCTGTACATGGTGTCCCCCAACGCACCCGACGGTAAGATGCTCCACTCCATACGCCCCGGGATTTTGCGCCAGGAGATCTCCacgatgacgtcggcggcgtacgcggtcAACGCGCACGCCGTCAACTTTGTCGTCAAGGTGACCATGGGCACGGACACGGTGCGGCTGAAGCTGTCGCCCGGGATGAACACGGCGGACCTGAGGGCGCGGTTGGCGGAGTCGTTCTACCCGTCCGACGTGGGCAACAAGCTGAGGCTGAAGTACAAGGACGACACGGAGGAGTGGTGCACTTtggggggcgacgccgacttGGACGAGTGTCGGGCGGTGAACTGTCAAACCGGAACCATCCGACTCCACGCGCACTGA
- a CDS encoding gif-like protein (Encodes a protein containing GRF-interacting domain (SSXT)), which yields MSTPVQAHGNAAEKVITTELIQKYLDENQTLILAILENQNVGKLEACNQYQARLQQNLMYLAAIADAQPPPKPGANAAQGGAGAAQ from the exons ATGTCGACTCCGGTTCAG GCTCACGggaacgccgccgagaaggtgATCACGACGGAGCTTATTCAAAAATACCTCGATGAGAACCAGACGCTCATCCTGGCCATCCTGGAGAACCAGAACGTGGGCAAGCTGGAGGCGTGCAACCAGTACCAGGCGAGGCTGCAGCAGAACCTGATGTACctggcggcgatcgcggacgcgcagcCGCCCCCAAAGCCGGGGGCGAACGCGGCACAGGGCGGAGCGGGGGCGGCCCAATGA
- a CDS encoding predicted protein has protein sequence MLLFAAICAASHVTVSADEACRDGTCASNLNDLRKVLTVSEDVADYVVRMRRELHLQPELMWTETKTSALVKRELTAFGVSFEEVSSPGVVATIGSGSAPVVALRADLDALPVTEESDIPAERRSQVPGKMHACGHDGHTAMLLGAAKVLKSVEGSLRGTVRLVFQPAEEGGAGARRMLEDGLRAMKPPIESSFALHNWPYPETPSGTVGTRSGTIMAGSGAFEIYLRGAGGHAAVPHKNVDVVVCGGAVVMAMQTIVSRLTDPLDSALVTVTVFDAGGDADNVMADTARLMGQFHAVNKRTLEWIHGAIVKEATGTAKAHGCEAAVTFTPVLPDGNVREEYPPTVNDVKAAALASSVATGMFGAEAVLDVAPVMPAEDFSFFAEEWPSTMMWLGAYNVTAGATWPLHSGRYVLDESVLYRGVAMHVGYATEFIAKGFDER, from the coding sequence ATGTtgctcttcgccgcgatctgcgccgcgtcgcacgtcaCGGTGAGCGCCGATGAGGCGTGTCGCGACGGGACTTGCGCGTCCAACCTGAACGATCTCCGCAAGGTGCTGACGGTTTCCGAGGACGTGGCGGACTACGTTGTGCGCAtgcgtcgcgagctccacCTGCAGCCGGAGCTGATGTGGACGGAGACGAAGACGTCGGCGTTGGTGAAGCGCGAGCTGACGGCATTTGGAGTGTCGTTCGAGGAGGTATCGTCTCCCGGAGTGGTCGCGACGATAGGGTCGGGCTCCGCCCCGGTGGTGGCTCTTCGCGCGGACCTGGACGCCCTGCCGGTGACGGAGGAGTCCGATATCCCCGCCGAGCGCAGGAGCCAGGTCCCGGGCAAGATGCACGCGTGCGGCCACGACGGCCACACCGCGATGCTGCTTGGAGCCGCAAAGGTGCTCAAGTCCGTCGAGGGCTCGCTCCGCGGCACGGTGCGCCTGGTGTTCcagcccgcggaggagggcggcgccggcgctcgccgcaTGCTCGAGGATGGCCTGCGCGCGATGAAGCCGCCGATCGAGTCGTCCTTCGCGCTCCACAACTGGCCGTACCCCGAGACCCCGAGTGGAACCGTGGGGACCCGCTCCGGCACAATCATGGCCGGCAGCGGCGCTTTCGAGATATACctgcggggcgcgggcggtcaCGCGGCTGTGCCCCACAAAAACGTCGACGTGGTGgtgtgcggcggcgcggtggtgatgGCGATGCAGACGATCGTGTCGAGGCTGACCGACCCGCTCGACTCGGCGCTAGTAACGGTCACGGTGTTTGACGCGGGTGGGGACGCTGACAACGTGATGGCCGACACCGCCAGGCTCATGGGACAGTTCCACGCGGTGAACAAGCGAACGTTGGAGTGGATCCACGGCGCAATCGTGAAGGAGGCCACGGGTACCGCCAAGGCGCACGGGTGCGAGGCCGCCGTGACGTTCACGCCGGTGTTGCCCGACGGTAACGTCAGGGAGGAGTACCCTCCCACCGTTAACGACGTCAAGGCGGCCGCCCTGGCGTCCTCAGTCGCGACGGGCATGTTCGGTGCCGAAGCCGTGctggacgtcgcgcccgtcatgCCCGCGGAGGACTTCTCGTTCTTCGCCGAGGAGTGGCCGTCCACGATGATGTGGCTCGGTGCGTACAACGTCACCGCGGGTGCGACGTGGCCGCTACACAGCGGTAGGTACGTGCTGGACGAGTCGGTGCTTTACAGGGGCGTGGCGATGCACGTGGGATACGCCACCGAGTTCATAGCCAAGGGGTTCGATGAGCGTTAG
- a CDS encoding predicted protein, giving the protein MATAPPGSLPMNLGFIEVAVKFAEVMQECDRLCAVKDPTEEPFKSKYAAERALKSLASTLTDDRVAEIAGPDEPIVEALLDLRARLAHRRGVIAVETEDPAKAEGLLEDAVTWLGARAGAPECVHALIDSCNHLGIVWTNRSDPEKAMPHLERAMRVYEDLDPKDPDAKTPAIERAFTNTVFYLAQVYGYVGRDEEAAKLCGACLRRQCEAVPTAGGIGSRGGVKGASVSPEEWAQNAAQLAGFYAARACWATARHCAAAAEKVFADANPGWKSSEVDTSSSEVEGSIPTGSGHGVGALDDDALNVGANVHLAWAKLHLRRLTAATELFATRGATETGAGGEAKRAASTGDDNALIVSFPTLRLGDGGATSATEAAKTVGIVSQGPGEGWVPRDLATARAVFNQAARRFRAALARYKLDGFVTEHCDVVLDVARLHKHLAFFEESNPRRYNSLQRRRAERCERVAAELSRDKYPGLYKTLWFEYAEAHRAILEGKIRRGRPPLSLGDAARCATRGYTAYVDTFEDQVGSDRLNPRRIIDSDEEKTYVTARFIRARTASKQHGQFGSEADALGVALIDYEFVPAYVKAHGLVGMEQESDLCEQMCALLPTKIVHLRSMEKNAGKDPLAVDPLAVQ; this is encoded by the coding sequence atggcgacggcgcccccggGGTCGCTCCCCATGAACCTGGGGTTCATCGAGGTCGCCGTGAAGTTCGCGGAGGTGATGCAGGAGTGCGATAGGCTCTGCGCCGTGAAGGACCCGACGGAGGAGCCCTTCAAGTCCAagtacgccgcggagcgcgcgctgaaGTCGCTCGCATCGACGCTCaccgacgatcgcgtcgccgagatcgCGGGTCCCGACGAGCCCATCGTGGAGGCGCTGCTCgaccttcgcgcgcgtctcgcgcaccgccgcggcgtcatcgcggtGGAGACGGAAGAcccggcgaaggcggagggTCTCCTGGAGGACGCCGTGACGTGGCTCGGAGCCAGGGCGGGCGCCCCCGAGTGCGTCCACGCCCTCATCGACTCGTGCAACCATCTCGGGATCGTCTGGACCAACCGATCGGACCCGGAGAAGGCGATGCCCCACCTGGAGCGCGCCATGCGGGTGTACGAGGACCTCGACCCCAAGGACCCCGACGCCAAGACCCCGGCAATTGAGCGGGCCTTCACCAACACCGTCTTCTACCTCGCGCAGGTGTACGGATACGTCGGAAGggacgaggaagccgcgaAGCTGTGCGGCGCGTGCCTTCGACGCCAGTGCGAAGCCGTCCCAACCGCCGGGGGCATCGGATCGCGAGGGGGCGTCAAGGGGGCGTCGGTGTCGCCCGAGGAGTGGGCGCAGAAcgcggcgcagctcgcggggTTTtacgcggctcgcgcgtgcTGGGCCACGGCGAGGCActgcgcggccgccgccgagaaggtcttcgccgacgccaacccCGGGTGGAAGAGCTCGGAGGTGGACACTTCGAGCTCGGAGGTCGAGGGTTCGATACCCACCGGGAGCGGGCACGGCGTCGGAgcactcgacgacgacgctttAAACGTCGGCGCCAACGTGCACCTCGCGTGGGCCAAGCTGCACTTGCGAAggctgacggcggcgacggaacTCTTCGCCacgaggggcgcgacggagacgggcgcggggggcgaagCCAAgcgggcggcgtccaccggcgacgaTAACGCGCTCATCGTGTCGTTCCCGACGCTCCGGctgggcgacgggggcgcgacgtcaGCGACGGAAGCGGCGAAGACGGTGGGGATCGTGTCGCAGGGTCCCGGAGAAGGCTGGGTGCCTCGGGACTTAGCAACCGCCAGGGCGGTTTTCAACCAGGCGGCGCGCAGgtttcgcgccgcgctggcccGTTACAAACTCGACGGCTTCGTCACCGAGCActgcgacgtcgtcctcgacgtcgcgcgtctGCACAAGCACCTGGCGTTCTTCGAGGAGTCCAATCCGAGGCGGTACAACTCGTTACAGCGCCGCAGAGCCGAGCGatgcgaacgcgtcgcggctgAGCTCTCGAGGGACAAATACCCGGGACTGTACAAGACGCTCTGGTTCGagtacgccgaggcgcacAGGGCGATACTGGAGGGTAAgatccggcgcggtcggccGCCTTTGTcgctcggggacgccgcgaggtgcgcgacgcgcgggtacACGGCGTACGTGGACACGTTTGAGGACCAGGTGGGTTCAGATCGGCTAAACCCGAGGCGGATTATCGATTCGGATGAGGAGAAGACGTACGTCACCGCTCGTTTCatccgcgcgaggacggcttCGAAGCAGCACGGGCAGTTCGGTagcgaggcggacgcgctcggcgtcgcgctgatcGATTATGAGTTCGTTCCCGCGTACGTCAAGGCGCACGGGTTGGTGGGCATGGAGCAGGAGTCAGATCTGTGCGAGCAGATgtgcgcgctcctcccgaCGAAGATCGTTCACCTCCGATCGATGGAGAAGAACGCCGGGAAGGATCCGCTCGCCGTGGATCCGCTCGCCGTGCAGTAA
- a CDS encoding predicted protein, whose translation MLRAVLLLSLLGFARGCRPTVTCDEASSVGGTSVCHATWVCTFQPTVPGASTPLKFYIDSGVVDGTGLLFNFSRAPGSLIGGTYGGTPSCTPAGCDTNDISLTFQSEDLQASYTTGECEVGDTPAKCNIESTRKNPIPSTPPLPFVTARVRCANQVLPCIGMKATVVVDFNADVAWPEPPPSPPSPPPPPSPPPSPPSPPPSPSPPPMAPPSPGTFARGGSGTRAFGVVATALVVLGMTYAVVGYVYVRYMVRDELPGWTWLDRFRLALQPWRCDEELANGGGEGLRGECELLWCWCVPWYWRHSEADAEAAFFAYHPVEDN comes from the coding sequence ATGCTGCGCGCCGTGCTTCTCCTCTCCCTCCTCGGGTTCGCCCGGGGGTGCAGGCCCACGGTGACGTGCGACGAGGCTTCATCCGTCGGAGGAACCTCCGTGTGCCACGCCACGTGGGTCTGCACCTTCCAACCCACCGTCCCGGGCGCCTCCACTCCGCTCAAGTTCTACATCGACTCGGGCGTCGTGGACGGGACGGGGCTCCTCTTCAACTTCAGCCGGGCTCCGGGTTCGCTCATCGGCGGGACGTACGGCGGAACCCCGTCGTGCACACCCGCGGGTTGCGACACGAACGATATATCGCTCACGTTCCAGAGCGAGGACCTGCAGGCGTCGTACACCACGGGCGAGTGCGAGGTTGGGGACACCCCGGCCAAGTGCAACATCGAGTCGACTCGCAAGAACCCCatcccgtcgacgccgccgcttcccttCGTCACCGCGAGGGTGCGGTGCGCCAATCAGGTGCTGCCGTGCATCGGGATGAAGGCCACCGTGGTCGTGGACTTCAACGCGGACGTGGCGTGGCCggagcccccgccgtcgccgccgtcgccgccgccgccaccgtcgccgccaccgtcgcccccgtccccacccccgtcgccgtcgcccccgccgatggctcccccgtccccggggacgttcgcgcgcggtggttcGGGAACCAGGGCGTTCGGTGTCGTTgccaccgcgctcgtggtCCTCGGCATGACgtacgccgtcgtcggataCGTCTACGTGAGGTACATGgttcgcgacgagctccccgGTTGGACGTGGCTGGATCGATTCAGGTTGGCGCTTCAGCCGTGGCGgtgcgacgaggagctcgcgaacggcggcggcgagggcctgCGCGGGGAGTGCGAGCTGCTGTGGTGCTGGTGTGTGCCGTGGTACTGGAGGCAcagcgaggcggacgcggaggcggcgttctTCGCGTATCATCCCGTCGAGGACAACTAG
- a CDS encoding predicted protein — translation MTLGAAGNEMDDYPIDEEKVMAGKDDRIAPAVTAAVEMGFDAELATQAAKEQILLFPGRGDVTELVVEQLLMGAGGGARAFPAPTRMPEKYVAAAEAAAARGRAKATPEIADGPIDLTDDSPPREKRRRSEGNDAVTIIDAAAADDDDPNARSRATTMPSGGGAGAGGGAPSLMAELARERMERERVRGGAPAPQGPYAAKPRSTAKDRYVPAQDKGPGGNLTGAAKRVAGLSTGTVGGLGILDALLAGNEPIKEPLSQVRLLTYNVWFAEHVALVDRIDGLTDIVMREDPHVICLQEVTHNILMLLHAQPWFEDYKGSPPPQQQYYTIIMFKRSMNKPDGSTRVSRRDFMTSDMGRYAVGFCGMNCGDGKELTVFTSHLESFISKERTSSDERVRQMKDALRVIDAVTERRANEYPGTATRNGIFMGDTNWDETTDGDVPLPEGWRDAWLTHGDGTEGFTYDLRKNPMMGGWLQKRLDRVLYRLSDFEVTGIKMVGTEPIKRKDGSVVTYVNEYRGRRETKPVLPSDHFGLMVTLKPK, via the coding sequence ATGACGCTCGGAGCCGCGGGCAACGAGATGGATGACTACCccatcgacgaggagaaggtcATGGCGGGTAAGGACGACaggatcgcgcccgcggtgaccgccgccgtggagatGGGattcgacgccgagctcgccacgcaggcggcgaaggagcagATCCTCCTGTTCCCCGGCCGCGGGGACGTCACCGAACTCGTCGTGGAGCAGCTCCTGAtgggagccggcggcggcgcgagggcgtttcccgcgccgacgcggatgccGGAGAAatacgtcgcggcggcggaggcggcggcggcgagggggagGGCCAAGGCGACCCCCGAGATCGCCGACGGTCCAATCGACCTCACCGacgactcgccgccgcgggagaaACGCAGACGCAGCGAAGggaacgacgcggtgacgatcatcgacgccgccgccgccgacgacgacgacccgaacgcgaggtcacgcgcgacgacgatgccctcgggcgggggagcgggcgcggggggcggggcgccTTCGCTCATGGCTGAGCTCGCGAGGGAACGCatggagcgcgagcgcgtgcgcggcggcgcgcccgcgccccaaGGTCCCTACGCGGCGAAACCTCGGTCCACCGCGAAGGACCGATACGTCCCCGCGCAGGATAAGGGCCCGGGCGGTAACCTGACGGGCGCGGCTAAGCGAGTCGCGGGTCTGAGTACCGGCACggtcggcgggctcgggatccttgacgcgctcctcgccgggaACGAGCCCATCAAGGAGCCCCTCTCGCAGGTCAGGCTGCTGACGTACAACGTGTGGTTCGCGGAGCACGTGGCGCTGGTGGACAGGATCGACGGGCTGACCGACATCGTCATGCGCGAAGACCCGCACGTGATCTGCCTCCAGGAGGTGACCCACAACATCCTCATGCTGCTCCACGCGCAGCCTTGGTTCGAGGACTACAAGGGCTCGCCTCCCCCGCAGCAGCAGTACTACACGATCATCATGTTCAAGCGATCGATGAACAAGCCGGACGGCTCCACGAGGGTGTCGAGGAGGGATTTTATGACGTCGGATATGGGCCGGTACGCGGTTGGTTTCTGCGGGATGAactgcggcgacggcaaggAGCTCACCGTTTTCACCTCGCACCTCGAGAGTTTCATCAGCAAGGAGCGGACTTCcagcgacgagcgcgtgcggcAGATGAAGGACGCGCTCAGGGtgatcgacgcggtgacggagCGAAGGGCGAACGAGTACcccgggacggcgacgcgaaacGGGATCTTCATGGGGGACACCAACTGGGACGAGACCACAGACGGGGACGTGCCGCTGCCCGAGGGGTGGCGGGACGCGTGGCTCacccacggcgacgggaccgaGGGGTTCACGTACGACCTGCGAAAGAACCCGATGATGGGCGGGTGGCTGCAGAAGAGGCTGGACCGGGTGCTGTACCGCCTGAGCGATTTTGAGGTGACCGGGATCAAGATGGTCGGCACGGAGCCAATCAAGCGAAAGGACGGGAGCGTCGTGACGTACGTGAACGAATACAGGGGAAGGCGGGAGACGAAGCCCGTGTTACCCTCCGATCATTTCGGGCTCATGGTCACGCTCAAGCCCAAGTGA
- a CDS encoding predicted protein, whose translation MHRDIPLFSDSRGKRGSGVSGTTYALIGICVLLFVGYINLHFGKSAAVREVERHRKDIVAHTAKVQHLEAQHTLKDRSREEMQASIDSLNKRLETAEAALQREAVKAKEFEEKVAVMEGTIELHKQEVEKCGKEKKAAEDESRHSKIEAEYANDALKRCKTDLATSVDGVSSAGLNAGRDPRTAAPEHKKVEVEDEPEDVIEDAPLPRETRRGGDGDGDAGVIFADDETAKAFGFRSGRD comes from the exons ATGCACAGAGAC ATTCCCCTGTTCTCCGACTCCCGGGGGAAGCGCGGCAGCGGCGTGAGCGGCACGACATATGCCCTCATCGGCATCTgcgtcctcctcttcgtcggTTACATCAACCTCCACTTCGGCAAGTCGGCGGCCGTCCGGGAGGTGGAGCGCCACCGCAAGGACATCGTCGCGCACACAGCCAAGGTACAGCACCTGGAGGCGCAGCACACGCTGAAGGACCGCAGCCGCGAGGAGATGCAGGCGTCTATCGACTCGCTGAACAAGAGGTTGGAgaccgccgaggccgccctgcagcgcgaggcggtcaaggcgaaggagtTCGAGGAGAAGGTGGCCGTCATGGAGGGCACCATCGAGCTGCACAAGCAGGAGGTGGAGAAGTGCGGCAAGGAGAAGAAAGCCGCTGAAGACGAATCCAGGCACTCCAAGATCGAGGCCGAGTACGCCAACGACGCGCTGAAGAGGTGCAAGACTGACCTGGCCACGTCGGTCGACGGAGTCTCGTCAGCCGGGTTGAACGCGGGCCGAGATCCGAGGACGGCTGCACCCGAGCACAAAAAGGTGGaggtcgaggacgagcccgaggatgTGATCGAGGATGCCCCGCTGCCGAGggagacgcgacgcggcggggacggggacggggacgcgggtGTCAtcttcgcggacgacgagacggcAAAGGCGTTTGGGTTCAGGAGCGGCAGGGATTGA